A genome region from Flavobacterium sp. includes the following:
- a CDS encoding pyridoxal-phosphate dependent enzyme: MDFSNNILETIGNTPLVKLNKIVAEIDALVLAKVETFNPGNSVKDRMAVKMIEDAEADGRLKPGGTIIEGTSGNTGMGLALVAIVKGYKLICVISDKQSKEKMDILRAVGAKVVVCPTDVEPTDPRSYYSVSKRLAEETPNSWYVNQYDNMSNSLAHYEQTGPEIWKQTDGKITHFVVGVGTGGTISGVGKYLKEKNPNIKIWGIDTYGSVFKKYHETGIFDENEIYSYITEGIGEDILPKNVDFSLIDGFTKVTDKDAAVYTRKIALEEGIFVGNSAGACIKGLLQLKEHFKPDDVVVVLFHDSGSRYVGKMFNDDWMRERGFLEENVTKAEDVIKDHIDKELIVVRTEELVSHAIERMRKYKISQIPVVDINGFVGSVDETDLFRSYVADKNVAEKPIKEVMGKPFPVVKLGTPIEEVSKLFSKENDAVLVDLGNGNHHIITKYDIIGSIK, encoded by the coding sequence ATGGACTTTTCAAATAATATTTTAGAAACAATTGGCAATACGCCATTGGTAAAACTCAACAAAATTGTTGCTGAAATTGATGCGTTAGTATTGGCAAAAGTCGAAACTTTTAATCCGGGAAATTCTGTAAAAGACAGAATGGCTGTAAAGATGATCGAAGATGCTGAGGCTGACGGCCGCCTTAAACCTGGCGGAACTATTATTGAAGGAACTTCCGGAAATACAGGAATGGGTCTTGCCCTTGTTGCGATTGTAAAAGGTTACAAATTGATTTGTGTAATCTCAGACAAGCAGTCTAAAGAAAAAATGGATATCCTTCGTGCTGTTGGTGCAAAAGTAGTAGTGTGCCCTACTGATGTTGAACCTACAGATCCTCGTTCTTATTATTCAGTTTCAAAACGTCTGGCAGAAGAAACTCCAAATTCCTGGTACGTAAACCAATACGATAATATGTCAAATTCACTGGCACATTACGAGCAGACCGGACCTGAAATCTGGAAACAGACGGATGGAAAAATCACACATTTTGTTGTGGGAGTAGGAACAGGAGGAACAATCTCAGGAGTTGGAAAATACTTAAAAGAGAAAAATCCAAATATTAAAATTTGGGGAATTGATACGTACGGTTCAGTTTTTAAAAAATACCACGAAACGGGAATTTTTGATGAAAACGAAATCTACTCATACATAACCGAAGGAATTGGAGAAGATATTTTACCAAAGAATGTTGACTTTTCTCTAATCGATGGTTTTACAAAAGTTACCGATAAAGACGCTGCAGTTTACACCAGAAAAATTGCACTTGAAGAAGGTATTTTTGTTGGAAACTCAGCAGGAGCTTGTATTAAAGGGTTATTGCAGTTAAAAGAACATTTTAAACCGGATGATGTAGTTGTGGTATTATTTCACGATTCTGGAAGCCGTTATGTAGGTAAAATGTTTAACGATGACTGGATGCGTGAGCGTGGATTCCTTGAAGAAAACGTTACAAAAGCCGAAGATGTAATTAAAGATCATATCGATAAAGAACTAATCGTTGTTCGTACAGAAGAATTGGTTTCGCATGCTATCGAACGTATGCGTAAATATAAAATCTCACAGATTCCGGTTGTTGATATTAATGGTTTTGTAGGTTCTGTTGACGAAACAGATTTGTTTAGAAGTTATGTTGCCGATAAAAACGTAGCCGAAAAACCAATTAAAGAAGTAATGGGTAAACCTTTCCCAGTTGTAAAATTAGGAACGCCAATTGAAGAAGTTTCTAAACTTTTCAGTAAAGAAAATGATGCCGTTTTAGTTGATTTAGGAAACGGAAACCACCATATTATTACAAAATATGATATTATTGGTTCTATAAAATAA
- a CDS encoding DUF2851 family protein, with translation MKEDFLHYLWKYKKFDTLNLKTVQNESITIIKTGDYLELAGPDFFNALIVIGDQKWAGNIEIHLKSSDWYLHNHEKDPAYENVILHIVWENDTPIFRQNNTEIPVLVLKDYTSKEVIENYNALLFPKTWISCEKQLKNIDDFILKNWQERLFFERLERKSKFVFELLEETNQDWEAVLFCLLARNFGLNTNGSSFLEMSKSISFSVIRKESFEVENLEALFFGNLALLDGEKEDEYFKDLKFRYFFLLHKYQLEKPFINPVQFFKHRPDNFPTIRLSQLANLYHKYQNLFYKIIALKSAKNVYELLSILVSPYWQNHYQFDKESPKKAKTLSKSFLDLIIINTIIPIQFAYSTIMGDAILEDLIDFMNEVVPEKNAVIDKFESFGIKAKNAFETQTLLELKNEYCNNKACLKCAIGMELLKN, from the coding sequence ATGAAAGAAGATTTTCTTCATTATCTCTGGAAGTATAAAAAGTTTGATACTTTAAATCTAAAAACTGTTCAAAATGAATCAATCACCATTATAAAAACAGGTGATTATTTAGAACTTGCCGGACCTGATTTTTTTAATGCACTTATTGTAATTGGAGATCAAAAATGGGCAGGAAATATAGAAATTCACTTAAAATCGTCAGACTGGTATCTGCATAATCATGAAAAAGATCCTGCTTATGAAAATGTAATTCTGCATATAGTCTGGGAGAATGATACACCAATTTTTAGACAGAACAATACCGAAATTCCGGTTTTGGTTTTAAAAGATTACACGTCAAAAGAAGTAATTGAAAATTATAATGCGCTGCTTTTTCCAAAAACATGGATTTCATGCGAAAAACAATTAAAAAATATTGATGATTTTATATTGAAAAACTGGCAGGAAAGATTATTTTTTGAGCGATTAGAACGAAAATCTAAATTTGTTTTTGAATTGCTCGAAGAAACAAATCAGGACTGGGAAGCGGTTTTGTTCTGCCTTCTGGCCAGAAATTTTGGTTTAAATACAAACGGCAGTAGTTTTCTGGAAATGTCTAAATCAATTTCGTTTTCTGTAATCAGAAAAGAAAGTTTTGAAGTTGAAAATCTGGAAGCACTGTTTTTTGGAAATTTGGCCTTGTTAGACGGAGAAAAAGAAGACGAATATTTTAAAGATTTGAAGTTCAGATATTTTTTCCTTTTGCATAAATACCAATTAGAAAAACCATTTATAAATCCGGTTCAGTTTTTTAAACATCGACCAGACAATTTTCCAACGATTCGGCTTTCACAACTGGCTAATTTGTATCATAAATATCAAAACTTGTTTTATAAAATAATTGCTTTAAAATCGGCTAAAAACGTTTATGAATTACTTAGTATTCTGGTTAGTCCGTATTGGCAGAATCATTATCAGTTCGACAAAGAAAGTCCAAAGAAAGCCAAAACACTTTCAAAATCATTTTTGGATTTAATCATCATAAACACAATAATTCCTATTCAGTTTGCTTATTCAACAATAATGGGAGATGCTATTTTAGAAGACTTAATTGATTTTATGAATGAAGTTGTTCCTGAAAAAAACGCAGTTATAGATAAATTTGAGTCTTTCGGAATTAAAGCAAAAAATGCATTCGAAACTCAAACTTTATTAGAATTGAAAAATGAATATTGCAATAATAAAGCATGTCTGAAATGTGCAATAGGAATGGAGCTTCTGAAAAATTAG
- a CDS encoding PspC family transcriptional regulator → MSAILKLKFFFEKYGFHVSSRLADKLGMRVTSVRLFFIYISFVTAGLGFGVYLTLAFWIRLKDLIRAKRTSVFDL, encoded by the coding sequence ATGTCAGCTATTTTAAAACTTAAATTCTTTTTTGAAAAATACGGTTTTCATGTTTCATCAAGACTGGCAGATAAACTCGGAATGCGCGTAACAAGTGTTAGATTGTTTTTTATCTATATCTCGTTTGTTACTGCCGGTTTAGGATTTGGTGTTTATCTAACTTTAGCTTTTTGGATTAGACTGAAAGATTTAATTCGCGCCAAAAGAACATCAGTTTTCGATTTATAA
- a CDS encoding amino acid permease, with the protein MSIWRVKPISAFEADMKKSDLKRVLTRWGLTSLGIGAIIGGGIFTLTGIAAHDYAGPALALSFVIAGIGCLFASLCYAEFASVLPVEGSAYAYAYGTIGEIFAWFIGWNLILEYMMGATTVAVAWSGYFVKLLHLFGINIPIWLCNDLHTAIEKVAEHNKEFPLDQIDVPTFAFNLPAFIITWIVTAILVKGIKEAASTNNLIVIVKIAVVLFVIICGAFYINVDNWHPFIPTEVPALDALGNATGKMNFGFGGVLTAATIVFFAYIGFDAVSTQAGEAINPKKDVPFAIIASLVICTILYILVSLVLTGMVHYDQLDKAAPVASAFSENGLTWAVFIITIAATAGLTSVMLVMMLGQTRIFLGMSRDGLLPPFFSKLHTSFKTPYKSTFLVGTIISIVAALTPIEKVSEMCSMGTLLAFGMVCVAVMILRYKKPELERHYKTPAVYLVGTLGVSFNLFLMTQVRHDTWIAFLCWGTLGIIVYFAYSKKRAKLNNPESEAEEI; encoded by the coding sequence ATGTCAATTTGGAGAGTTAAACCAATATCGGCTTTTGAGGCTGATATGAAAAAAAGTGATTTAAAAAGAGTTCTTACAAGATGGGGATTGACCTCATTAGGAATTGGGGCAATCATAGGTGGAGGAATTTTCACTTTAACAGGAATCGCAGCGCATGATTATGCGGGTCCAGCTTTAGCTCTATCCTTTGTTATTGCAGGTATAGGCTGTTTATTTGCTTCTCTTTGTTATGCTGAATTTGCTTCAGTATTACCAGTAGAAGGTTCTGCATATGCATATGCATACGGAACAATCGGCGAAATTTTTGCATGGTTCATTGGGTGGAACCTGATTCTTGAATATATGATGGGAGCCACTACCGTTGCAGTCGCCTGGAGCGGTTATTTTGTAAAACTTCTCCATTTATTTGGAATTAACATTCCAATCTGGCTCTGTAATGACTTACATACTGCTATAGAAAAAGTTGCCGAACATAATAAAGAATTCCCTCTCGATCAAATTGATGTACCTACATTTGCATTTAACTTACCTGCTTTTATCATTACATGGATCGTAACTGCGATTCTTGTAAAAGGAATTAAAGAAGCGGCAAGTACAAACAATTTAATTGTAATTGTAAAAATTGCTGTAGTTCTTTTTGTAATTATCTGTGGTGCTTTTTACATTAATGTAGACAACTGGCATCCTTTTATTCCTACTGAAGTTCCTGCTTTGGATGCATTAGGAAATGCTACCGGAAAAATGAATTTTGGATTTGGAGGTGTATTAACAGCTGCTACAATTGTTTTCTTTGCTTATATCGGTTTTGATGCCGTTTCTACTCAGGCAGGAGAAGCTATTAATCCTAAAAAAGATGTACCATTTGCTATTATTGCTTCATTAGTAATTTGTACTATTCTTTATATCCTTGTGTCATTAGTATTAACCGGAATGGTTCACTACGATCAATTAGACAAAGCTGCACCGGTTGCTTCTGCATTTAGCGAAAACGGATTAACTTGGGCGGTATTTATCATTACAATTGCTGCTACAGCAGGTTTAACATCTGTAATGCTTGTTATGATGCTTGGACAGACTCGTATTTTCTTAGGAATGTCAAGAGACGGTTTATTACCTCCGTTTTTCAGTAAACTTCACACTAGTTTTAAAACACCTTATAAGAGTACATTTTTAGTAGGAACAATTATTTCTATTGTTGCTGCTCTTACTCCAATTGAAAAAGTAAGTGAAATGTGTAGTATGGGAACATTATTAGCATTTGGAATGGTGTGTGTTGCCGTAATGATTTTAAGATACAAAAAACCAGAATTAGAAAGACATTACAAAACTCCGGCAGTTTATTTAGTTGGAACATTAGGAGTATCATTCAACTTATTCTTAATGACTCAGGTAAGACATGATACCTGGATTGCTTTCTTATGCTGGGGAACTTTAGGTATTATTGTTTATTTTGCTTACAGTAAAAAAAGAGCAAAACTTAATAATCCTGAAAGCGAAGCTGAAGAAATCTAA
- a CDS encoding helix-hairpin-helix domain-containing protein, whose amino-acid sequence MLSQYFKFTSQQKTGIFLFLIIIITLQLIYFFVDFNQNEKTFPEETKWLALQKEIDAAKEVKYTEKQKVYTFNPNFISDYKGYKLGMSVEEIDRLLAFRKENKYVNSAEEFQKVTKISDSLLNVIAPLFKFPDWTQKKNEYKADKKEYVQKTFPKRETIILKDINQASQEDLIAIYGIGDALSSRILKQKEILGGFVSMEQLEDVWGLSPEVIAQLNSHFKVIMPSGFKKIAINDATLKELSQFPYFKYSLAKQIVTYRSMNGNFNNIEDLIKIKGFPVEKAKIISLYLEF is encoded by the coding sequence ATGTTAAGCCAATATTTCAAATTTACAAGCCAGCAAAAAACAGGTATTTTTTTATTTTTAATAATAATTATCACGCTGCAGTTAATTTATTTTTTTGTCGATTTTAACCAGAATGAAAAAACATTTCCGGAAGAGACTAAATGGTTAGCCTTACAAAAAGAAATAGATGCAGCAAAAGAAGTAAAATACACAGAAAAGCAAAAAGTGTATACTTTTAATCCTAATTTCATTTCTGATTATAAAGGATACAAACTCGGAATGTCAGTTGAAGAAATTGATCGACTGCTGGCTTTTCGAAAAGAAAATAAATATGTAAACTCAGCCGAAGAATTTCAAAAAGTAACAAAAATCTCTGATTCATTATTAAATGTAATTGCTCCTTTGTTTAAATTCCCGGATTGGACACAAAAGAAAAATGAATATAAAGCAGATAAAAAAGAATATGTCCAAAAAACATTTCCGAAAAGAGAAACTATAATACTTAAGGATATTAATCAGGCCAGTCAGGAAGATTTAATAGCAATTTATGGTATTGGAGATGCATTATCTTCAAGAATATTAAAACAAAAGGAAATTTTAGGTGGTTTCGTTTCTATGGAACAACTTGAAGATGTATGGGGGCTTTCGCCAGAAGTTATTGCGCAATTGAATAGTCATTTTAAAGTGATAATGCCATCAGGTTTTAAGAAGATTGCTATAAATGATGCGACATTAAAAGAGTTATCTCAGTTTCCTTATTTCAAATATTCTCTCGCAAAACAAATTGTAACTTATAGAAGTATGAACGGAAATTTTAATAATATTGAGGATTTGATAAAAATTAAAGGTTTTCCTGTTGAAAAAGCAAAAATAATTAGTTTATATTTGGAGTTCTAA
- a CDS encoding acyl-CoA dehydrogenase, with product MNFDYNETQSMIAQSIKDFAEKNIKPHIMEWDEAQIFPVDLFKKLGEMGFMGVLVPEEYGGSGLGYHEYITVVEEISKVDPSIGLSVAAHNSLCTNHILTFGNEEQKKKYLPKLATAEYIGAWGLTEHNTGSDAGGMNTTAVKDGDYWVINGAKNFITHAISGDVAVVIARTGEKGDSKGMTAFVLEKGMPGFSSGKKENKLGMRASETAELVFDNCRVPDANRLGEIGQGFVQAMKILDGGRISIGALSLGIAKGAYEAALKYSKERHQFGQPISSFQGISFKLADMATEIEASELLLHKAAYLKQQHKPVTTSGAMAKMYASEACVKIANEAVQIHGGYGYTKDFPVEKFYRDSKLCTIGEGTTEIQKLVISRNLLKE from the coding sequence ATGAATTTTGATTATAACGAAACGCAGTCGATGATTGCTCAATCTATAAAAGACTTTGCAGAGAAAAATATAAAACCACATATAATGGAGTGGGACGAAGCTCAGATTTTTCCAGTAGACTTATTTAAAAAATTAGGAGAGATGGGGTTTATGGGAGTTCTTGTGCCTGAAGAATATGGAGGTTCGGGGTTGGGATACCATGAATATATTACGGTAGTTGAAGAAATTTCAAAAGTAGATCCTTCAATAGGTTTGTCAGTTGCCGCGCATAATTCGCTTTGCACCAATCATATTTTGACATTTGGAAACGAAGAACAAAAGAAAAAGTATTTACCAAAATTAGCCACTGCAGAATATATTGGAGCCTGGGGATTAACAGAACACAATACAGGTTCTGATGCAGGCGGAATGAATACTACCGCTGTTAAAGACGGAGATTATTGGGTTATTAATGGGGCTAAAAATTTTATTACCCATGCCATATCTGGCGATGTTGCAGTTGTAATTGCCCGAACAGGTGAAAAAGGCGATTCTAAAGGAATGACAGCTTTTGTGCTGGAAAAGGGAATGCCTGGTTTTTCTTCAGGTAAAAAAGAAAATAAACTGGGAATGCGTGCCAGCGAAACTGCAGAATTAGTTTTTGATAACTGCCGTGTACCGGATGCGAATAGATTAGGTGAAATAGGACAAGGATTTGTTCAGGCTATGAAAATTTTAGATGGCGGTCGAATTTCAATTGGCGCTTTATCACTTGGTATAGCAAAAGGAGCTTATGAAGCCGCATTGAAATATTCGAAAGAAAGACATCAATTTGGACAGCCAATAAGCAGTTTTCAGGGAATCTCATTCAAATTAGCCGATATGGCAACGGAGATTGAAGCTTCAGAACTATTATTGCACAAAGCGGCATATTTAAAACAACAACATAAACCAGTAACAACTTCGGGAGCAATGGCTAAAATGTATGCTTCAGAAGCTTGCGTGAAAATTGCAAACGAAGCGGTTCAAATTCATGGAGGTTACGGTTATACAAAAGATTTTCCGGTAGAGAAATTCTACAGAGATTCTAAATTATGTACTATAGGAGAAGGAACTACGGAAATTCAGAAGCTGGTTATCTCGAGAAATTTGTTGAAAGAGTAA
- the rpsU gene encoding 30S ribosomal protein S21, which translates to MLIIPIKDGENIDRALKRYKRKFDKTGTVRQLRARTAFIKPSVVKRAQIQKAAYIQTLKDSLES; encoded by the coding sequence ATGTTAATTATACCAATTAAAGACGGAGAAAATATCGATAGAGCATTAAAGCGCTATAAAAGAAAATTTGATAAAACAGGAACTGTTCGTCAATTAAGAGCACGTACTGCTTTTATTAAGCCTTCTGTTGTAAAAAGAGCTCAAATTCAAAAAGCTGCTTACATCCAAACTTTGAAAGATAGTTTAGAGAGTTAA
- a CDS encoding tyrosine-type recombinase/integrase, with product MNSNKEAFRNYLQLEKKYSPHTVNAYLNDITFFEEFNKTNFEQEGIEKVNYSQIRSWIVFLVDQEISNVSVNRKMASLKAFYKFLLKIKQIEVNPMLKHKALKTPKIVQVPFSEKEVNDLMAGVDSPSGFEEIRDKLIVDLFYTTGMRRAELISLTVKNVDLSSNVVKVLGKRNKERIVPLLSIVVDQIGLYLKEREQLDQIVDSDNFFISKKGLKLSESFVYRLINCYFSRVSEKVKKSPHVLRHTFATHLLNNGADLNSVKELLGHSSLASTQVYTHNSLAELKKVYSDAHPRNK from the coding sequence ATGAATTCAAATAAAGAAGCTTTTCGTAATTATCTACAGTTGGAGAAGAAGTATTCTCCGCATACGGTCAATGCTTATTTGAATGATATCACCTTTTTTGAAGAATTTAATAAGACTAACTTTGAGCAGGAAGGAATTGAAAAGGTTAATTATAGTCAAATTAGAAGTTGGATTGTTTTTTTGGTAGATCAGGAAATTTCAAATGTTTCTGTAAATCGTAAAATGGCTTCTTTGAAAGCTTTTTATAAATTTCTTTTGAAGATTAAGCAAATAGAGGTAAATCCGATGCTGAAGCATAAAGCGCTTAAAACTCCTAAAATTGTACAAGTTCCGTTTTCTGAGAAAGAAGTAAATGATTTAATGGCAGGTGTGGATTCTCCTTCTGGGTTTGAAGAAATAAGGGATAAACTTATTGTAGATCTTTTTTATACGACAGGAATGCGACGTGCAGAATTGATAAGTTTGACGGTGAAAAATGTTGATTTGTCTTCAAATGTTGTTAAGGTGCTTGGTAAAAGAAATAAAGAAAGGATTGTGCCGCTTTTGTCAATAGTTGTTGATCAGATTGGTTTGTATCTAAAAGAAAGAGAGCAGCTTGATCAGATTGTAGATTCGGATAATTTTTTTATTTCGAAAAAAGGGTTAAAATTAAGCGAATCTTTTGTGTATCGATTAATAAATTGTTACTTTAGTAGGGTCTCTGAAAAGGTAAAAAAGAGTCCGCATGTGTTACGGCATACTTTTGCGACTCACTTGCTTAATAACGGGGCAGATTTAAATTCAGTTAAAGAATTATTAGGGCATTCAAGTTTGGCGTCTACTCAGGTTTATACTCATAATAGTTTAGCAGAACTTAAAAAAGTTTATTCAGATGCTCATCCGAGAAATAAATAA
- the raiA gene encoding ribosome-associated translation inhibitor RaiA, with translation MKVDVHAVNFTVDRKLVDFIQERMDKLEKYYDRVVSADVFLKVERTSDKENKAVEIKINVPGDEFLVKKQCKSFEEAVELSAESLERLLVKRKEKIRAHI, from the coding sequence ATGAAGGTAGATGTTCATGCAGTTAACTTTACTGTCGACAGAAAATTGGTGGATTTTATTCAAGAGAGAATGGATAAGCTGGAAAAGTATTACGACCGAGTAGTATCGGCTGATGTTTTTTTAAAAGTTGAAAGAACAAGTGATAAGGAGAATAAGGCGGTAGAGATTAAGATTAATGTTCCGGGAGATGAGTTTTTGGTTAAAAAACAGTGTAAGTCCTTTGAGGAAGCAGTGGAGCTTTCTGCGGAATCTTTAGAACGTTTACTGGTAAAAAGGAAAGAAAAAATAAGAGCACATATTTAA
- the tuf gene encoding elongation factor Tu, with amino-acid sequence MAKENFNRSKPHLNIGTIGHVDHGKTTLTAAITKVLSDAGYCQAKSFDQIDNAPEEKERGITINTSHVEYETANRHYAHVDCPGHADYVKNMVTGAAQMDGAILVVAATDGPMPQTREHILLGRQVGIPRIVVFMNKVDMVDDAELLELVEMEIRDLLSFYEYDGDNGPVVQGSALGGLNNDPNWVPKIIELMEAVDNWIEEPVRDVAKPFLMPVEDVFTITGRGTVATGRIETGVANTGDPVEIIGMGAEKLTSTITGVEMFRKILDRGEAGDNVGLLLRGIDKADIKRGMVIIKPGSVKPHAKFKAEVYILKKEEGGRHTPFHNNYRPQFYVRTTDVTGVISLPAGVEMVMPGDNLTIEVALLSPIAMNVGLRFAIREGGRTVGAGQVTEIVE; translated from the coding sequence ATGGCAAAGGAGAATTTTAATCGTTCCAAACCGCACTTAAACATAGGTACAATTGGACACGTAGATCACGGAAAAACTACATTAACTGCTGCAATTACAAAAGTATTGTCAGATGCTGGTTACTGTCAAGCAAAATCGTTTGATCAAATCGATAACGCTCCAGAGGAGAAAGAAAGAGGTATTACTATTAATACATCACACGTAGAGTATGAAACAGCTAACCGTCACTACGCTCACGTTGACTGTCCAGGTCACGCGGATTACGTAAAGAACATGGTTACTGGAGCTGCTCAAATGGACGGAGCTATCTTAGTAGTTGCTGCTACAGATGGTCCAATGCCACAAACTCGTGAGCACATCCTTTTAGGACGTCAGGTAGGTATTCCAAGAATCGTTGTTTTCATGAACAAAGTGGATATGGTTGATGATGCTGAGTTATTAGAGCTTGTTGAAATGGAAATTAGAGATTTATTATCTTTCTACGAATATGATGGAGATAATGGTCCTGTAGTTCAAGGTTCTGCTTTAGGAGGATTAAACAATGATCCAAACTGGGTACCTAAAATTATCGAATTAATGGAAGCTGTTGATAACTGGATCGAAGAGCCAGTACGTGACGTTGCTAAACCATTCTTGATGCCAGTTGAGGATGTATTTACAATTACAGGTCGTGGAACTGTAGCTACAGGTCGTATCGAAACTGGAGTTGCTAACACTGGAGATCCTGTTGAAATCATTGGTATGGGAGCTGAAAAATTAACTTCTACTATTACAGGAGTTGAGATGTTCCGTAAAATCCTTGACAGAGGTGAAGCTGGAGATAACGTAGGTTTATTGTTAAGAGGTATTGATAAGGCTGATATCAAAAGAGGTATGGTTATTATTAAGCCAGGTTCAGTAAAACCACACGCTAAATTCAAAGCTGAGGTTTATATCTTGAAAAAAGAAGAAGGTGGACGTCACACTCCATTTCACAATAACTACCGTCCACAGTTCTACGTACGTACAACTGACGTAACAGGAGTTATTTCTTTACCAGCAGGTGTAGAGATGGTAATGCCAGGTGATAACTTAACTATTGAAGTTGCTTTATTAAGCCCAATCGCTATGAACGTAGGTTTACGTTTTGCTATCCGTGAAGGTGGTAGAACAGTTGGTGCTGGACAGGTTACTGAAATCGTAGAGTAA
- the secE gene encoding preprotein translocase subunit SecE: MTKVTNYLSEAFEELKSNVTWPAWAEVQKLTIVVAVFSILFALATWGVDEFFAKALAGFFNWLKG, from the coding sequence ATGACAAAAGTTACTAATTATTTATCAGAGGCTTTCGAGGAGTTAAAGTCAAATGTTACTTGGCCAGCTTGGGCTGAGGTTCAAAAATTGACAATTGTTGTGGCTGTATTTTCGATTCTGTTCGCTTTGGCAACATGGGGAGTAGACGAATTTTTTGCAAAAGCTTTGGCTGGATTTTTTAACTGGTTAAAAGGATAA
- the nusG gene encoding transcription termination/antitermination protein NusG, producing the protein MADNNVKKWYVVRAVSGQENKVKAYIETEIARLGMGDYVSQVLVPTEKVVTVKEGKKMSKDKVYFPGYVMIEANLVGEIPHIIKSITSVIGFLGEIKGGEPVPLRMSEVNRMLGKVDELAVNTDTRSIPFSLGETVKVIDGPFNGFNGTVEKINEEKRKLEVMVKIFGRKTPLELSFMQVEKV; encoded by the coding sequence ATGGCAGATAATAATGTGAAAAAATGGTATGTGGTTAGAGCTGTAAGCGGCCAGGAGAATAAGGTTAAAGCTTACATCGAAACTGAGATTGCCAGATTAGGTATGGGTGATTATGTTTCCCAGGTTTTAGTGCCTACTGAAAAAGTGGTTACTGTAAAAGAAGGGAAAAAAATGTCTAAGGATAAAGTATATTTCCCTGGATATGTTATGATCGAAGCTAACTTGGTTGGTGAGATACCTCATATTATTAAATCTATTACGAGTGTAATTGGTTTCTTAGGAGAGATTAAAGGCGGAGAACCTGTACCTTTAAGAATGTCTGAGGTAAATCGTATGCTAGGAAAAGTGGATGAGTTGGCTGTAAATACAGATACAAGATCAATTCCATTTAGTTTAGGAGAAACAGTAAAAGTGATCGATGGTCCTTTTAATGGTTTCAATGGTACGGTTGAAAAAATCAATGAAGAAAAGCGTAAACTTGAAGTAATGGTTAAAATTTTCGGAAGAAAAACTCCATTAGAGTTAAGTTTTATGCAAGTTGAAAAAGTATAA
- the rplK gene encoding 50S ribosomal protein L11 — MAKEISKVVKLQVKGGAANPSPPVGPALGAAGVNIMEFCKQFNARTQDKPGKICPVQITVYKDKSFDFVVKTPPAAVQLMEAAKLKSGSGEPNRKKVASVTWEQIRAIAEDKMPDLNAFTVEKAMSMVAGTARSMGITVSGDAPF; from the coding sequence ATGGCTAAAGAAATTAGTAAGGTAGTTAAACTACAAGTTAAGGGAGGTGCTGCGAACCCGTCGCCACCGGTTGGACCTGCTTTAGGAGCTGCTGGGGTTAACATCATGGAGTTTTGTAAGCAATTTAATGCTAGAACTCAGGATAAACCTGGCAAAATTTGTCCAGTGCAAATCACTGTGTACAAAGACAAATCATTTGATTTTGTTGTTAAGACTCCTCCAGCAGCAGTTCAGTTAATGGAAGCTGCAAAGCTAAAATCTGGTTCTGGTGAGCCTAATCGTAAAAAAGTAGCTAGCGTTACTTGGGAACAAATTAGAGCTATTGCTGAAGACAAAATGCCAGACTTAAATGCTTTTACAGTAGAAAAAGCAATGAGTATGGTTGCTGGAACAGCTAGATCTATGGGTATAACTGTATCAGGAGATGCTCCTTTTTAA